GTCATACCCAATTTCTTGTGATTTGTTTGATTTCGTGAGAATTGGTTAGTTTTGATCCATGAATCTCTAGCTAGTTGCTATATTAGTTGATCTACCTTCCTTTGCATTACCATTACCCAATTCTTTTCTTTTTCCCCATCAATCTCGAGCAATAAATCAAGTTTTTCCACCAAAAATCAAGTTTCACAGCCCTGAATTGCGATCCCTGGACTGTCTGGCCTTCTACCCGGACATCCAGCCTTCCCCCGGACTGTCTGGCTACCTCGTACCTTAAAAACTAAAGGTTTTCACCTTCAAGCCCGACTGTCTGGCTTCCAACCCGGACTGTCCAACCCACTGGAAATCTGTTGCGGTTGTTTCACCGTTTTGGCCATAACTCTTAGATCCAGACTCCGATTTGAGTGTTCATGGGCTCATCTTGTAGCTATTGATGTGCAAGTATTCATCATATAGGAAAACGTCAAGTTTGTGAATCGGTAGAGTGGTGCCAAGTGACGAATCTGTTGGCCTCTGCATACAATCAAGCTAGTGTCTCTCATTGTGTTTGTGCAACACGAGCTTAGTCTTATCTTGTATGCTCATTCCTTCAATTGCACAAGCCCATTATCTTTGCATGTGTGTTCCTATTGTTTTCCTTCCACATCTTGAGATCAACTTGCTTTGAGTTCATTTGGATCTTGCCCAATCATTTCAATATATTGATCCACTTATTGCTTGAATTTGGTGCACTAACCTTACCGAGCTCCACATATAGCCTTGTTGTGAGTTTGTAGGTGTGCGTCCGAGAACACTTATCAACAGCATTTTGCTCTATTGGTACACATTGGACGATCTTCGATCCTTTTCATCCAAGGAGTGGAGAACATAACATGCTATTGTTCTTTCCTTAGCCACTTACTATTTGCGCTAGTGCCATCATGTATAGGGAGAGTGGGGCAAACATGGATGAACTTGCGGCGAAGCCTCAAAAGCTTCATCACTATCACTCTAGGAGAGAGTACCACACAAGCAATAAAAATGATGGTGGCCATGGCGACTCCACTAAGAAGAACAATAAGTCAAGTACCTCTACATCAAGACGGTGCAACGACAAGGCCATCACCGAACTCATCCACAAGTAAGGATGCGTTTGGTTACCTGCATTAGGCCTAGCCAAGCCCGCGCGGGCAGTTTTCAGCCTGTTTGGTTGATCGGGTCACATCTAAAAGTTGGTCCCACAAAACTAAAAGCACCTCTGGGCTGCATCCCGGGGAATGCTCAAATCGGCCGTTTTTGTGGAACCAGGCCCGAGCGGTGCTACCTTAGGCACGTGGGCGTAGGCGGTTGCATGCGTGGATGCGGTCTCGAGGCATCACGTTGTTTCCCGAAGCCGCGTCATAAAttaccctcccccccccccccttcctcacCGCTCTCTCCCCTCTTCCCCACTCACAACGGCGCCGGCGACCACCGGAGCAACTGCAGGACGATCCAAGACGACGGCGACAACCGGAGCAACTACAGAACGATCCAAGATGGTGGCGACCACTGGATCGACTGTAGAACTCCACCGGAGCGCATCAGCCATGGcggtaagtccttgccctgtctctGGATTTACTGCTTTCGACTTGGGGTAGATTTGATTTGTGCACAGGATTGAAGAGTTAGGGAGGGGATTGAACACATCGGGGGTGTGGGATTGGATTATGGGCAACACTGTCGATGAACACTCGAATCCATCGATTCTGCACCGACGGCTTCTAGGGTTCATACGGTCATTCTTTATTACATCAAGGGTGGGGATTGGGGTACAAACTAGCCGCGAAGACCTTGGAGTTGCGTCGAGGGGCCAGGGGGTAGCCATATTCTTTTCTTCCATCACACCAACACCCGCAGTCTCGTCCTCATCGTCTTCGTCAAGAACGATGGGTCTTGCACGGTCGCCTGCCGCTGGCGCCCTGGCCACCATCTGCACCGCATCGTAGTCCTCTTCTGGCGACACCAACGTCCTAGTCCAGTACGTTGCGGCACGCTGGTCTTGAGGCGCCTTGTACTCCCTTTACTTGGCCAATCTTGCCCTCTACCAAGTGTCGCCAGAGTCTGCCTGATTCATGGCCCAGCACAGGATGTCCACTGACATTGCGCCCTTGTCTGTGTCAGGAATCAATGTCTTCAGCTCATCCGCCGTAGCTTCGATAGCCCTTACTCGAGCTCTAGTCATTGGTCCACGTGATGTCGTGGGAGACGAAGGTAGGTCCatagggatgaccgtaggatgctccgcatcactataTCTCTTTCTTTCCCAGTCTAACGGATTTACTTGCCAATAAGAAACAAATTATCCAAGGGTAATTTTGTCATCATATCTCTATAATTGTGTGCCTTGATCACCGTGCCCAAAATAATACATCTTACATAAAGAAACAGAGGAAATAGTTACTAGACTACTAGTGATATAATTACCATACTAATGACATAGCTACCAGGGTATTCATACTACAGTTACCAATTGTAGCAGTTATGCAATGTGTTATAGTTACCAACATGACTATTATGTAAGTTACCGGGCTGCACGTGTTATAGTTACCAACATGACTGTTATGTAGTGctaatcaaatactccctccgtcccataatgtaagacgttttttacactacactaaTGTGAAAAAACGtcatacattatgggacggagggtttACGGGGCTGCTCATGTTAAAGTTACAACTTGACTACTAAAGTTATCAGGACACTAAGCTATCATTATCAGACTACCAATGCTAAAGTTATCAACATAACAATTGTACTTTCGGTCATGACTGTTATGGATTTATTACCACTTACCAGACTGCTAATCATATAATTATGAGGCTGCTCATGTTAAAGTTATCACTTGACTACTAAAGTTATCAGGATACTGGGCTATCATTATCAGACTACCAATGCTAAAGTTATCAACATAACAATTGTACTTTGGGTCCCTATAAGGGGTTTATTACACCCCCTTGTACTTTAGGTCAAACTTTAACCTTAACCATAGATTTGATttgcaaagtactccctccgtcccaaaataagtgactcagagTACAAAGTCTGAGtcacttattttgaaacggaggaagtataatACTTACTCTTTCCTACGATATAAGATGTTATCACAACCAATGTACTCATATATTATTAATTGTAActaacatcttacattatgggcgGAGAGAATGTCATAAAATTTATACTGTTGGATTCGTATTGGAAAGAAGTTTTCATTTATATAGTTTTGTTACATATAACAAATATTTTGTTACGCTGTATGGTCGAACTTTGGCTCAAAGTGTGAGGGGCCTAACAAACACGGCCAGAGGGGAATTGCATTCCATAAATATATCATCTTAATCATGATTTATAGTCAGTTTTCTCCTAAAACTGACTACACCCGAGGGCAATTTCTAAAGTCCCAACTACTAATTACAATGCTCATCAGAAGGCCGTTCCCTGGAATGCTCGTCAATTTCTTCCAGGGAGGAACATACCAACAATAAATGAATCCCACTCAATCCCGTCCACACCAGTTAGATAACAACGAGCATCTGCTTCCAAGTATTGCATTTCCCTGTTGCAAATTGCAGATCCTGGCAGAATGGAAGCAAATCTAAGCATTTTCGGATGATGAGTCTCCCGAGGATTTGACTCCTTAGACCTAGTTTATTCTTCTCCTTCAACTAGTCTTCCACGTACCCATCTCATCTTAGACTTATTAGCAGGTGAGGACACATTCTCTAGTGGCTCTGCTGAAATAAATTCTGTTGTATCTGCTGCAATCCGGTCGATCTGGTCGTTATTGACCACTTGCTCACTGATACATAGATCATTTGTTCCAAGATTTCCGTTCACATCTTGAGCTGTTGAAAAAGCTGAAGGAAGCAAATAAGCTCTTTCCATGGAGTTCTCTATCCTCTGAAACATACTGAGTTGTTCCTTTTCACCTAGTGCAGACACATCAAAATAGAAATCCATGCCATTAACAGTCCTTGGAGGTAGCTTCATTCCATTTACAGATTTGTTCTCTTGTTTAATAAGGTCATTTTGGTTCTCCAACTTGTGCAGTTCCGAGACACCTGAGTCATCCGAGGTATCATCAGAAGAACTTTCTGCTGGCCCATCATTATCATCAACACCTTCGAGTGACATTCTTGCCTCTGTAACAAGCTTTCTAGCTTCTATAAGTGATGCTTGAGCAAATGGAATTTTCGCTGCAACAGGCTCAAGAGCATTTGCAGCTTTCTCGGCTTCTACAATGAGTGACCTGATGGTAAAAGAATAAGAAAACAACTTACAATGAGACAGTTAAATTTTAAAATGTCTTGCATGTATAGATGGCATGTTAGTTTTCTGACAGGAAATAGTGTAAACTAGGTATGAAGTAAAAGCACCCCGGAAAATTCAACTGCAAGTGTGATTGCAGTGCACTAATGCGATATATTCGTATGTTTTTCTTTCCATTCTTTGTTTTTCCGGAAAAAACTTCCGATCCATTCATCAAACatcatggcagtacaaagaacacaagaaataataaaaattacatctatgcccgtagaccacctagcgacgactacaagcactggagcgagccgaagacgcgccgccatcatcgcccctccctcaccgtTGACGGGCAAACCTTGtactgacatgtatattgtttggaTTTTTCCAAAGACTTTTTCACAGATATGTGGTCTTGATTTTTCCCAATAGTAACAAACGGACTAGATGCGTCATGTGTGTAACAGCCGAGAGTAATACCCTCATTAAATTTTGCTTGTTAATTTATTTATTTTGGCATCATCATGTCGTCATGCTTAAACTTGAAATGAGGTAGCTAAAACCCTCAATACATTAAACCAAACCCAAACCATAATTACttttatcattttattttattagggaaTTACAAAACCATTTCCCTTTTTGGTGTTTTGCATGATAGCCTTTCAAACTTTGCACATGGCCTTTCTACAATACTTAGAGGCTACAAAGCATGGATACAGCAGAAACAGCCGAATTGCCGTCCTAGTACGGGGGTATACGGGGACACGCGCGGATACGCCAGGATACACGTATCCCGCAGTATCCCATCTTTTCCGAATTAAAAAAAGGGGAAAGAAATCGGGATACGGCAGATACGGTGTGGACACGGTGGGGACTCGAGGCTGCAGCTGCCTGGACTCGCTTCTCTGGTCGCCGGCTCGCCGACGCCGTTTCCCCCAAGCCCAGCTCTTCCCCCGACGAAGAACATCCATCAAGCAGAGAGGAAGATGGCAAGGTGTTCGAGGACAAGGAAGAAGGACCAGGCGGGGAGAAAGATGGGGACTGCAGCCAGCAGAGAGGAAGAAGATATAAACGGCGGCGCAGTCTTTTCTTCTGCTCTCTGCAGCTCTCAGGCGGTGGAGGAAACGAGAAGAGAACGGCTAGAGGAGCTGACTAGTCTAGGGTTTCAGGAACTGGACCTTATATGGGATCTGAGTGGAGAGCTACATGGCCTGAGTGGAGGGTTCGTATGGACATAGGCTGCCCCAAAGTCTTTTCTCAATAGAAATGAGGCAACatatatccagtaattcctttacaaAAAACATATATCCAGTAGAAAATCTCTGATCTAAAAATTATCATTAAATCTTTATTACATGCCGGTATTTTTTTCTATATATTTATATACCCCGCCGTATCC
This Triticum dicoccoides isolate Atlit2015 ecotype Zavitan unplaced genomic scaffold, WEW_v2.0 scaffold97374, whole genome shotgun sequence DNA region includes the following protein-coding sequences:
- the LOC119348597 gene encoding uncharacterized protein LOC119348597 codes for the protein MSLIVEAEKAANALEPVAAKIPFAQASLIEARKLVTEARMSLEGVDDNDGPAESSSDDTSDDSGVSELHKLENQNDLIKQENKSVNGMKLPPRTVNGMDFYFDVSALGEKEQLSMFQRIENSMERAYLLPSAFSTAQDVNGNLGTNDLCISEQVVNNDQIDRIAADTTEFISAEPLENVSSPANKSKMRWVRGRLVEGEE